In the genome of Vanacampus margaritifer isolate UIUO_Vmar chromosome 1, RoL_Vmar_1.0, whole genome shotgun sequence, one region contains:
- the LOC144057696 gene encoding uncharacterized protein LOC144057696 encodes MTNIRSLAGLLVILSFVQSSRQAPLQDISSSETDDDLARRHSEGTFSNDYSRYLEDRIPQDFVRWVMNNKRGPGSMERRHAEGTYTSDVSSYLQDQAMKDFVAGLMFAQTRREWGVNLRARGFNRRRHVDGSFTSDVNKVLDSMAAKEYLLWVMNSKSSGGE; translated from the exons ATGACAAACATCCGCTCCCTGGCTGGCCTGCTCGTCATCCTCAGCTTTGTCCAGAGTAGCCGGCAGGCTCCTCTTCAAGACATCTCAAG CTCAGAGACGGACGATGATTTAGCGAGGAGACATTCTGAGGGAACCTTCTCCAACGACTACAGCAGATATCTTGAAGACCGGATACCTCAGGACTTTGTTCGGTGGGTGATGAACAACAAGCGGGGCCCCGG CTCCATGGAAAGGCGCCACGCCGAGGGGACGTACACCAGCGACGTGAGCTCGTACCTCCAGGACCAGGCCATGAAGGACTTCGTCGCGGGGCTCATGTTTGCACAGACCCGAAGAGA ATGGGGCGTCAATCTGCGGGCTCGGGGTTTCAACCGGAGAAGGCACGTGGACGGAAGCTTCACCAGCGACGTGAACAAAGTCCTGGACTCCATGGCGGCCAAGGAGTACTTACTCTGGGTCATGAACTCCAAGTCTTCAGGGGGAGAG TGA